Within Gemmatimonadota bacterium, the genomic segment GATGCCGCCTGGCGCCCACTCGATAGTGGTCGGGGCCGATTTTGTGACGGCCGCCGACGGCTCGGGTATCGTGGGGATGGCGCCGGCCTTCGGCGCTGAAGACTATGCCACCGGGCAGCAGCACGGGCTGGCCATGCTTCGGCCGGTGGCGCCCGACGGGACCTTTACCGGTTCGGCCTGGCTGGAGCTCGAGGGAGCGTTGGTCACGGCCGACAGCACCACGGAGCTGATCATCCGGCGGCTTAAGGCCGACGGCCACCACCTCAAGACGGAGCAGTACGTCCACAGCTATCCTCACTGCTGGCGGTGCAAGAGCAAGCTGATCTACTACGCCAAGGATTCCTGGTTCGTCCGGACCTCAGCGGTCAAAGAGCGGATGGTTGCCCTCAACCAGACGATCAACTGGCACCCGCCGGAGGTCGGCACGGGACGGTTTGGCGAGTGGCTGGCCAATAATGTCGATTGGGCCCTCTCCCGCGACCGGTACTGGGGTACGCCCCTCCCAATCTGGGTCTCGGATGCCGATCCCGATGTCATTGAGGTCGTCGGGAGTCTGGCCGATCTCGAACGGCATCTGGGCCGAAAACTGCCGGAGGATTTCGATCCCCATAAGCCGTTCATCGACGACCTGACGTGGCCGGCGCCGGCCGGTGGTACGATGCGGCGGGTCTCGGAGGTCATCGACACCTGGTTTGATTCGGGCTCGATGCCCTATGCCCAATGGCACTATCCCTTCGAGCACCAGGCCGAGTTCAAGGGGCACTTTCCGGCCGATTTCATTTGTGAGGGCGTCGACCAGACCCGGGGCTGGTTCTACTCGCTGCTGGCGATTGGCACGGCGGTCTTCGATGAAATCCCGTACCGCAACGTCGTCGTCAATGAGCTGGTCCTCGACGCCGAGGGCCAAAAGATGTCGAAGAGCAAGGGCAACGTCGTCGATCCGTGGGCGGCGGTGGGCGAGTTCGGGGCCGACCAGGTCCGGCTCTACCTCCTTGCCTCAAGTCAGGTCTGGCTGCCAAAACCCTTCGACCGGGCGGCCATTCCCGACACGGCGGGTGGATTTCTGAACACCCTTCGGAATACCTACAATTTCTTCGCCCTGTACGTCACCGAGGCCCCGGCGCCCGCTCTTTCCGACTCGCTCCTCGATCGATGGATCCGGAGCCGGTTGGCCTCGACGGTTCAGGCGGTCACGGCGGCCTGGGACGGGTACGATGCGACCACCGGGGTCCGGGCGGTCATGGACTTCGTCGACGAGCTGTCGAACTGGTATGTCCGGCAAAGCCGGGCTCGGTTCTGGGCGCCCGGACGCGATGCCGATCCGGCGGCGGCCGCCACTCTGGCCGAGTGCCTGGTCACCGTTACCCGGCTGATCGGGCCTGCCGCGCCGTTCGCGAGCGACTGGATGCATCAAGCACTGGTGGGCCAATCCGTCCACCTCGCCGATTTTCCGCGAACCGACTCCGGCGTGATCGATCCCGACCTCGAACGTGCCATGGACGGGATCCGGCGACTGGCGTCGCTCGGCCGGAGCGCTCGTGAAGCGGGCAACCGTCGGGTCCGTCAAACCCTCGGGACGATGCGGGTCGCGGTTCCCAAGGAGGTCGACAATGCTCGGTTCCGGGACTTGCTGGAGCTCTTGGCGCAGGAAATGAATGTCAAAGCGGTCGAGGTCGTCAGTTCCGATCGGGATCTCGTTCGGCTCAAAGCCAAGGGTAACTTTCGGAACCTCGGCAAGCGGTTCGCCAAAGACACGCCGCGGGTGGCCGCGCTCGTCGCCACGCTGCCCGCCGGGCACCTGCATCGCCTCGACCACGGAGAGACGGTCACGACCGACTTCGAAGGGACCGCCATCGACCTGGGACCCGACGATGTTCTCATTGAACGGGAAGTGACCAGCGATTGGCTGGTCCAAAGCGCCGGCCCGTTTGTCGTTGCGCTCGATCCGGTAATCACACCCGACCTGGCGCGGGACGGTCTGGCCCGCGAGATCGTCAGCCGGGTT encodes:
- a CDS encoding isoleucine--tRNA ligase, producing MGRFPVWPDGGADRLEQSVLERWRVDRLFHQVEARRKGDPPFVFFEGPPTANGRPGIHHVFSRTIKDLFCRFRSMQGRAVTRIAGWDTHGLPVEIEIEKRLQLKGKKDIEAFGVEAFNRLCRESVFTYQNEWVALSDRIGYWLDYDRPYVTCTKEYIESVWWLLQRLHQKGLLVRGHRVLPYCPRCGTTLSSHELSLGYAEVRDKSIYVTFPLEDGTGRELVVWTTTPWTVACNVAAAVHPDLEYGTYRMPDGRRLVVTTARASILLSGKDAPPPAPDSVELGAALVGKPYRRPIDVFPMPPGAHSIVVGADFVTAADGSGIVGMAPAFGAEDYATGQQHGLAMLRPVAPDGTFTGSAWLELEGALVTADSTTELIIRRLKADGHHLKTEQYVHSYPHCWRCKSKLIYYAKDSWFVRTSAVKERMVALNQTINWHPPEVGTGRFGEWLANNVDWALSRDRYWGTPLPIWVSDADPDVIEVVGSLADLERHLGRKLPEDFDPHKPFIDDLTWPAPAGGTMRRVSEVIDTWFDSGSMPYAQWHYPFEHQAEFKGHFPADFICEGVDQTRGWFYSLLAIGTAVFDEIPYRNVVVNELVLDAEGQKMSKSKGNVVDPWAAVGEFGADQVRLYLLASSQVWLPKPFDRAAIPDTAGGFLNTLRNTYNFFALYVTEAPAPALSDSLLDRWIRSRLASTVQAVTAAWDGYDATTGVRAVMDFVDELSNWYVRQSRARFWAPGRDADPAAAATLAECLVTVTRLIGPAAPFASDWMHQALVGQSVHLADFPRTDSGVIDPDLERAMDGIRRLASLGRSAREAGNRRVRQTLGTMRVAVPKEVDNARFRDLLELLAQEMNVKAVEVVSSDRDLVRLKAKGNFRNLGKRFAKDTPRVAALVATLPAGHLHRLDHGETVTTDFEGTAIDLGPDDVLIEREVTSDWLVQSAGPFVVALDPVITPDLARDGLAREIVSRVQRLRKDAGYEYTTRIVLSVAGDAAVLEAVRAHHDFVQGETLAERLLIDEVLDPRDARDDARIDDHQVTLAVGRAASHAPLRVS